The nucleotide sequence CTGCTGGACTCGGGAGCAACTTCGGGTTGGCACTCTATGGTGCTGCAGTCCTTGCGGAATGGCAGGCAGGACGTCGCTCAGGTCTTTCTGCCCCGACTGCTCGGCTGGCTCGCGTGGTCCGGCAGCCCACTCATGCAGTTGCCGCATTCGCCGTCGAACGAGCAGAAGCTGTCCCAGGTGATGCGCGTGCTCTTGGAGCATGCCGGCTCCGACATCAGAGGTCCCTTGGAGGAACTGGCCGCCGAGCAGGTGCATGCCGCCGGCACCGGTGCGTACCTGTTGCTCTGGTTGCCTGTCTTGTTCTCGCTCGCGCCGAAGCGGGCTGTCGAGAGCTTGCTTGCGGTCTTGGCGTCTCTTCCTGTGGAGCCAGACGGCGCAGCTGTACGCGTGGTCGGATCGCTGTTTAGCGAACGCGCTGGATCAGTGTCGACCGCTTGGTCCACGAAGTTGTCGCTTGCCGACCTGCTTCGGCTGACGGTTGTCTTGCATCGTCACGTCAGATCGGAGGACGATCTCGTTCACGACACCGTCTACACGCCAGGGGCGCGCGATTTTGCCGAAGATGGGCGCCGCTACATCTTCGATGCACTGATGAAGACCAGTGGACCGGAAGCTTTCCGCGCAAAGCTGGCGCTGGCAGCCGATCCGCTCTTCGCGCGCTTGAAAGATCACATTGCGGCGTTAGCTCAGGAGCGGCTTGCCGCAGAGATCGACTCTAGCGCTTGGACGCCCGCGGAGGTTGCCACTCTTTTGTCTCGCAAGGAGCTTTCGCCCAAGACCGCAACCGACATGGCCCAGTTGTTGGTCGATCGGCTGGACGACCTTCAGGAACTGTTGCTCAAGGACACAGGACCACGTGCCGGCTGGGCGTCGATCGACGACGAGAACACGCTGCGGCCCTTGATTGCCCGCGAACTGGAAGTTGCATCCCGGGAAGCCTACACCGTTGATCAGGAGGCCGTGACCGCTGATGGCAAGGAGACCGACATTCGTCTTCGGGCTGTTTCAGGGTACCAAGCGACGATCGAACTGAAAATCGGTGAGAAGGGGCGATCCGCGCGCGAGCTCTGCGACGCGATCGACGACCAGTTGGTCAAGAAGTACATGGCCCATCGTGATGCGCGTACGGGCTGTCTGCTCGTCACGGTGTCTGACCCGGGCAGGTACTGGCAGCATCCCGAGACAGGCGAACGAATCGATCGCTTCGGCCTGCAGACGCTCCTTCAGGTAAAGGCGGATGCCGCTCAGCAGAGACTTGGCGGGGAGGCCCGTGTTCTCTCTCGAGTGCTTGACCTTGTTGCACGCCTCCCGACGGAGAAGAAAACCTGACCCGCTCTCCTCTCGGATAGGGAAGCTCAGATTTAGGCTCCCAATTGCCAGGTCTGGCGTAGGTGCTGACAGACTGCCTCCGGCTAGCTGTGGCCGCTCCACGTCGCGCCTCGCGACGGACAGCGGGAGGATATCGGGTTAGCTGCCGCCAGACCGGGCAAGCGTAAGACACATGGGCGGAGACTAAGTCCTCCAAACTGACCGGCGGATTGCGAGTCCGCCGGCTCGCATTCCCCCTATCTTTCTTGATGAAGCGCCATAGTTGCGAGGGGACGACAGTGAAAGCGCCGCTGCTTAATGGTCTGGGCTTTGGGTCGCGTTCCTAGTACGCTTTGCCCTGCGCGCGAAATACAAGGAAAAAGGGGAGGAAGCATGCGCTGGCGATATGGGGGTCTGTGCATTGCCGCGGCTCTCAGCGGCTGTGCTGATATTCAGCATCTCAAAGGCAAAACCGAAATTGCCTTCAGCAGGCCTCTCGATGGCGTTCAATCTCTTGAGGCGGCAGCTGGAACGGACCCCTACAACCCGCTGTATCAAATCGACTACCTAGGCCAGCGGGAAAAGTACGCCCGGGAATTCTTGACGCAGGCCGAGCTGCTGCGTGCCGAGGGGAAGTTCGCAGAAGCAACGGCAGCCTATGAGCGGGTGCTCCAGCTGGATCGGGGCAACATGCGCGCGACGGAAGGTCTCGTCGGGCTGCAGCACGATTTGCGCGACGAGCGCCGTTTGGCAGAAGGCGAAGGCTTTCTCGCACAGGGCAAAGCTGACATGGCTCTGAGTCGGGCCCAGGATGTCCTGGAGCGAAGTTCGAGAAACCGGCGCGCCGGCAAGCTGAAGGAAGCATCGCTAAATGCCCTTACCGAGCAGCAGGTTGCGCGGGATCGGATCCAGGCCGGCCGGGCGGTCCTGGACGCCCCGGTCACCTTGCAGTTGCGTGATGCGCCTATCCGGATCGCCTTCGAATCCATTTCCAAGTCCACGGGGTTGAACATTTTGCTGGACCGGGACGTGAAGCAAGACGTCCGTGTCAGCATCTTCGTCAAGGACATCTCCGTAGCGGATGCGATTGACCTCGTGCTGCTGCAGAACCAGCTCGACAAGCGTGTCATCAACACCAATACCATCCTGATCTACCCTTCGAACCCTGCCAAGCAGGCAGAGTATGAGGACTTGGTCATCCGTACCTTCCAGGTGACCAATGCGGACCTGAAGTACCTGACAGGCCTCCTGAAGACAATGCTCAAGGTCAAGGAAGTATCTGCCGACGAGCGCTCCAACACACTGGTCATTCGAGATACACCTGAACGAATCCGCTTGGCTGCGCGGCTGATCGCGGCGCATGACATTCCCGAGCCGGAGGTCATGCTGGAGGTTCAGGTGCTGGAAATCAGCTCAGGCCGAAACAGCAACCTCGGCATCCAACCGCCCACGGGCATCACGGTGCAAACGCCGGGAACCGCTGGAACCCTGACCCTGGGCCAACTGCGCAGTCTCGGGCGAAACGACCTGCTCGTGTCGCCGCTCACGGCCAGCATCAACTTCAAACTCGAGGACGCCGATGCCCGCGTCCTTGCCAGTCCACGCATTCGCGCCCGGAACAGGGAAAAGGCCAGGATCTTGATCGGTGATCGGGTGCCCACCATCACCAACACTGTGACGCCGATCAACACCGGGGCGTCGGTCGTGACCGGCAATGTCACCTACCAGGACGTTGGCCTGAAGCTGGAATTCGAGTCGCAGGTCTACGGCAATCAGGAGGTAGGCATCAAGGTGAACCTGGAGGTCAGCAACATCGTCCAGGCCTTTACCGATCCCCAGGGCGGGCGCTCCTACCAGATCGGGACCAGAAACGCCAACACCACGCTTCGGCTGAAGGATGGCGAAACCCAGGTTCTTGGTGGATTGATCTCCGACAATGAGCGGAATACGGCCTCCCTGATTCCCGGGCTGGGGCACCTGCCCATCGTGGGGAAGTTATTTGGCAACAATGAAGGAAGCAGTGGCCAAACCGAGATCGTTCTGGCGGTCACCCCTAGAATTTTGCGAGAGGCTTCGGTCAGCGCACCCCAGACGACGAGCATCTTCTCGGGAACCGTGAACACGGTGCGCGAGCGGCCGATCCTTGCCGAGCCGCTCAAGGTGCTGAAGCTTGCCGATCGAACTGCTGTTGTTCCGCCCGGTTCCGTAGCAGCAACACCCACGGTGCCTTTTCCTGTTGCGCCCCCTGAAAGCCCTGCGAGCCCGCCTGCAGCCGCTCCGCCTTCGGGTAACCCGGTCCAAGAGGCACCCGCACCCCAGGTCAGTGAACCGGTGCCGATGAGCTCAGGTGCTGCGCTGCCACCACCGCCACCGTTGATCCACAGAGGCCAGCGCAACTGAGCGGTCATGGTCAAGTTCCACCTTCCAAGCGTGGCCAAGGTTCTGAAACCCATGCGCGGCTTCACCCTGATCGAGCTGCTCGTGGTCTTTTCGCTGCTGGCTTTGCTCCTGAGCATCGCGGTGCCGAAATACCTCGGCAGCTACGATCAAGCACGAGAAAAGGTGCGGCGCCAGAACATGGAAACCATCCGCGACGCCTTGGACAAGTTCAGGGCTGATCAAGGGCGCTACCCGGCCGATTTGGCTGAAGTGGTGAGCAAGCAATACCTGCGCAGCGTGCCGCTCGACCCGGTTTCGGATTCGAGCAGTTGGGTGCCCGTTGCCCACCCGTCGGGTCAGGACGCTGGCGTTTACGACGTGCTGCCGCCTGCCTCCACCGAGGCAAAAGATCCCTGAACTGATGTGAGTGCAAATAAAAGAAAGTGTGGCGCGGGTTTTACGCTAATCGAGCTGCTGGTCACGTTGGCCTTGGTTGGAGTTGCGGCAGCCATCGTGTTGCCGCTGGCCTCGCTGGCCGAGACGCGTGCAAAGGAAGCAGAGCTTCGCCAGGCCTTGCGCAACATCAGGCAAGCTTTGGACGAGTACAAGGCTGCCGCCGACGCTGGTGTGATCGACAAGCCCACGGGTACCTCAGGGTACCCGACAAGCCTGGAAGTCCTCGTGACGGGAGTGCCCCGGTCTGCCGCACTTGGTGCCAGCGAGATGCCGCTTGTCTTCCTCCGGCGCATCCCCCGCGATCCCTTCTTCGCAGATAACAGCACACCTGCAGCGCAGACCTGGCGAATCAGGTCCTATGGAGCGGCTCCCGGGGAGTCAAATGCGGGTCAAGACGTATTCGACGTGAGCTCAAAATCGAATAGGACCGCCCTGGACGGTACCAGGATCAGTGAATGGTGAGGCCATGAATCGTGCTCGGACGTCAAAACAAGCGCGCGGAGTGGTCCTGCTGGTGGTGCTCTTGTTCGTGTTCCTAACTACTC is from Ramlibacter tataouinensis TTB310 and encodes:
- a CDS encoding type II secretion system protein, with protein sequence MSANKRKCGAGFTLIELLVTLALVGVAAAIVLPLASLAETRAKEAELRQALRNIRQALDEYKAAADAGVIDKPTGTSGYPTSLEVLVTGVPRSAALGASEMPLVFLRRIPRDPFFADNSTPAAQTWRIRSYGAAPGESNAGQDVFDVSSKSNRTALDGTRISEW
- a CDS encoding prepilin-type N-terminal cleavage/methylation domain-containing protein, yielding MAKVLKPMRGFTLIELLVVFSLLALLLSIAVPKYLGSYDQAREKVRRQNMETIRDALDKFRADQGRYPADLAEVVSKQYLRSVPLDPVSDSSSWVPVAHPSGQDAGVYDVLPPASTEAKDP
- a CDS encoding secretin N-terminal domain-containing protein, with product MRWRYGGLCIAAALSGCADIQHLKGKTEIAFSRPLDGVQSLEAAAGTDPYNPLYQIDYLGQREKYAREFLTQAELLRAEGKFAEATAAYERVLQLDRGNMRATEGLVGLQHDLRDERRLAEGEGFLAQGKADMALSRAQDVLERSSRNRRAGKLKEASLNALTEQQVARDRIQAGRAVLDAPVTLQLRDAPIRIAFESISKSTGLNILLDRDVKQDVRVSIFVKDISVADAIDLVLLQNQLDKRVINTNTILIYPSNPAKQAEYEDLVIRTFQVTNADLKYLTGLLKTMLKVKEVSADERSNTLVIRDTPERIRLAARLIAAHDIPEPEVMLEVQVLEISSGRNSNLGIQPPTGITVQTPGTAGTLTLGQLRSLGRNDLLVSPLTASINFKLEDADARVLASPRIRARNREKARILIGDRVPTITNTVTPINTGASVVTGNVTYQDVGLKLEFESQVYGNQEVGIKVNLEVSNIVQAFTDPQGGRSYQIGTRNANTTLRLKDGETQVLGGLISDNERNTASLIPGLGHLPIVGKLFGNNEGSSGQTEIVLAVTPRILREASVSAPQTTSIFSGTVNTVRERPILAEPLKVLKLADRTAVVPPGSVAATPTVPFPVAPPESPASPPAAAPPSGNPVQEAPAPQVSEPVPMSSGAALPPPPPLIHRGQRN